In Myxococcus stipitatus, the genomic window AACTGGGGCTACGACGGGGTGGACCTGTTCGCGCCCGCCCAGGTGTACGGCGGCCCGGAGGGGCTGCGCCGGCTGGTGGACGCCGCGCACGCGCGCGGGCTCGCGGTGCTGATGGACGCCGTCTACAACCACTTCGGACCGGACGGGAACTACCTGCGCGTCTACTCGCCGCGCTACTTCACCGGACGCCACCATACGCCGTGGGGCGACGCGGTGAACTACGACGGCGAGGGCAGCGACGTCGTGCGCGCCATGGTGCTCTCCAGCGTGGAGATGTGGATTCGCGACTACCACCTGGACGGCCTGCGGCTGGACGCCGCCCACGCCATCGTCGACGAGGGCCGGCCACACCTGCTCACCGAAATCGCCGAGCGCGCCCGCGCCAGCGCGCCCGGCCGCCACGTGCACGTCATCGCCGAGGACGAGCGCAACGAGCGGCGGCTCCTCTTGCCCGCGTCCCGGGGCGGGCATGGGCTCGACGGCGTGTGGGCGGACGACTTCCACCACCAGCTGCGCCGCGCCTTCGCGGGCGACAGCGAGGGCTACTTCCAGGACTACACGGGCCGGGCGGAGGACATCGCGCGCACGCTCGTCCAGGGCTGGTTCTACGAGGGCCAGACGTCGCCCAACCGGGGGCACGCGCGGGGCACCAGCGCCCAGGGGCTGGAGCCGTGGCGCTTCGTGTACTGCATCCAGAACCACGACCAGGTGGGCAACCGCGCCCTGGGCGAGCGGCTGGGACAGGACGTGTCGCCCGCGGCCTTCCGCGCCATGAGCGCGCTCTTGCTGGTGTCGCCGTACACGCCGCTGCTCTTCATGGGGCAGGAGTGGAACGCGAGCACGCCCTTCCTCTACTTCACGGACCACCACGCGGAGCTGGGCCGGCTCGTCACCGAGGGCCGGCGCCGCGAGTTCGCGAGCTTCTCGCGCTTCGCGGGGGAGGAGGTGCCGGACCCGCAGGCGGAAGCGACCTTCACCCGCTCGCGGCTCGACTGGGACGAGGCGGAGCGGCCCGGGCACGCGGGGGTGCTCGCCCTCTACCGGGAGCTGCTGCGCCTGCGGGCCGAGGAGCCCGCGCTGCGCGAGGCGGGCCGGGGCACCTACGACGCCCGGCCCCACGGCGCGGACGCGCTGGTCCTGGAGCGACGGGGCGGGGGCCAGGCGCTCCAGCTCTGGGTGAACGTGCGCGGCGCGCTGGAGGCGCGGCTGACGCCCGGCGCGGAGCTGGTGCTGTGGAGCGAGGAGCCCCGCTTCGGCGGCGCCGTCGCCGCGTCTCCCCTCCAGCAGGGCGTGCTGCGCCTGGAGGGCCCGGCGGCGGCGCTCGTGCGCCTGTCCCGGTAGCGCGTCGTGGCGGCCTGGAAGGCGAGGACGTCCCGGTGGGGAGGGTGGTGCTCGCGCGTGCTCGGGGGGCTCTTCGCCGCGGGCGCGGTCGCCTGTGCCCCGTTCCCGCCCGCGTCCGACGAGTGGCTCGCGGAGGAGTGGGAGCTGGCGCTGGAGGGCAAGGACCGCTTCGGCGTGACGATGCTCTATCCGTCCCGGCCCGGCGGCGAGTCGTGGGCGCTGGCGAGCGAGCCGCTGGAGGACCCGCGCTTCGAGCCGCGCACGGTGCTCACCCGCAACCCGGATGGCTCCTGGAAGGCGAGGGACCCGGAGCTGCGCATGCAGGTCCACACCTCCGAGGGGTACGACGCCGCGAGGATCGCCACCTACGACCGCGACGTGCTCGCCAGCCGGGGCTACATGCAGTCCCCGGCGGACTGGCACAACGTGGAGATGACGGGCTTCGTGAAGCTCAACGCCGCCACGGACATGACGG contains:
- the treZ gene encoding malto-oligosyltrehalose trehalohydrolase, whose amino-acid sequence is MSTVGEAGVAREWRVPALGAWVEAGPRVRWRVWAPGHQRVEVVLHDARGAPGQVLAMTPEPGGCFGAVLEGRGAGVLYKLRVDGQGPFPDPWSRGQPLGVHGPSQVVVADFPWTDAAWTGVRPESLVLYEVHVGAATPEGTFDALIPRLDALAALGITALELMPVASFPGARNWGYDGVDLFAPAQVYGGPEGLRRLVDAAHARGLAVLMDAVYNHFGPDGNYLRVYSPRYFTGRHHTPWGDAVNYDGEGSDVVRAMVLSSVEMWIRDYHLDGLRLDAAHAIVDEGRPHLLTEIAERARASAPGRHVHVIAEDERNERRLLLPASRGGHGLDGVWADDFHHQLRRAFAGDSEGYFQDYTGRAEDIARTLVQGWFYEGQTSPNRGHARGTSAQGLEPWRFVYCIQNHDQVGNRALGERLGQDVSPAAFRAMSALLLVSPYTPLLFMGQEWNASTPFLYFTDHHAELGRLVTEGRRREFASFSRFAGEEVPDPQAEATFTRSRLDWDEAERPGHAGVLALYRELLRLRAEEPALREAGRGTYDARPHGADALVLERRGGGQALQLWVNVRGALEARLTPGAELVLWSEEPRFGGAVAASPLQQGVLRLEGPAAALVRLSR